Proteins encoded by one window of Bacilli bacterium:
- a CDS encoding MFS transporter, with product LIAALLITQFVGIPCTVLLGKIAEKIGSKPSLYISLFTYVIILIAGYFMQTALHFYILAVMVGFVQGGSQSIARSIYSKLVPKSRSAEFFGFLSVSGKFASIFGPLVFGVVNQMTGSGRLGIISLLVFFLAGIAMLAAVNLDKGIKQAELN from the coding sequence ATTTGATCGCGGCGCTATTGATTACGCAATTTGTCGGCATTCCGTGCACGGTCCTGTTGGGAAAAATTGCGGAGAAAATCGGTTCGAAACCATCGTTGTATATTTCGCTGTTCACGTATGTAATCATTCTGATTGCCGGGTATTTTATGCAAACGGCGCTGCATTTTTATATCCTGGCCGTCATGGTCGGCTTCGTGCAGGGAGGCAGCCAATCCATCGCCCGTTCGATTTACAGCAAACTGGTGCCCAAAAGCCGGTCGGCCGAATTTTTCGGATTTTTGTCCGTTTCGGGGAAATTCGCTTCGATTTTCGGCCCGCTCGTATTTGGAGTTGTCAACCAGATGACCGGTTCGGGGCGGCTTGGCATCATTTCGCTGCTCGTATTTTTCTTAGCCGGCATCGCCATGCTGGCTGCCGTAAATTTGGACAAAGGCATAAAGCAGGCGGAACTGAACTAA